The following proteins come from a genomic window of Trueperaceae bacterium:
- the der gene encoding ribosome biogenesis GTPase Der: MLRVAIVGRPNVGKSTLFNRLIGSREAIVSDRPGVTRDVKEGVVTTDLGNSFILFDTGGVWSGDRWETPIRERIEAAFVNIDLILYCVDGRTGMVPLDHEIASWLRTKSLPVILVATKLDDPKHEETIEMYELHGLGFGEPWPTGAEHARGVLELADAIVDKFPKVEPIPEEEPVRLAIIGRPNVGKSSLLNALVGHERVIVADAPGTTRDSVDVQFHFGGRSFLLIDTAGIRRKPTERLEHYSKLRSEQAIANSDVALLVIDPFELGDHELRLANFAYETGKPVVLAINKWDLVKNEVLKETRRSVNDILLHIAFAPRVFTSAETAFGLHELLATSVRVYNSTRRRIPTSELNRWVEAWVQRQAPPNFRGRPLKLFYTTQADIAPPTFIFSINNASYVTRAYEQYLRNRIREDLDFSEVPVRLVFKTRGRNGTKRIRL; encoded by the coding sequence TTTAATCGCTTAATTGGTAGCCGAGAAGCTATTGTTTCAGATCGCCCCGGCGTGACAAGGGACGTAAAAGAAGGTGTAGTAACGACGGACCTGGGAAACTCATTTATTCTATTCGACACAGGCGGGGTGTGGTCAGGCGATCGATGGGAAACCCCAATTCGCGAACGAATAGAAGCGGCATTTGTCAACATTGACCTAATACTATATTGTGTTGACGGTAGGACCGGAATGGTACCACTAGACCACGAAATAGCTTCCTGGCTCCGCACTAAATCATTACCAGTGATCCTTGTCGCGACTAAGCTTGATGACCCTAAACACGAAGAAACTATAGAAATGTACGAACTGCATGGCCTAGGATTTGGTGAACCTTGGCCTACCGGAGCAGAACATGCACGAGGAGTTTTGGAGTTAGCCGACGCAATTGTAGATAAATTTCCTAAAGTCGAACCGATTCCTGAAGAGGAACCAGTTCGACTTGCAATCATAGGTAGGCCGAACGTCGGAAAATCTAGCCTATTAAACGCGTTAGTAGGCCACGAAAGAGTCATCGTTGCAGATGCGCCTGGAACGACTCGGGATTCTGTCGATGTTCAGTTTCATTTTGGCGGGAGATCCTTTCTCCTAATAGACACTGCAGGAATCAGACGCAAGCCAACAGAACGACTTGAACATTATAGTAAACTCAGGTCAGAACAGGCTATAGCCAACTCTGACGTGGCACTCTTAGTGATTGACCCGTTTGAACTTGGCGATCACGAACTTCGACTTGCAAACTTTGCTTATGAAACAGGGAAACCCGTTGTCCTAGCTATCAATAAGTGGGATTTAGTCAAAAATGAAGTGCTGAAGGAAACACGTCGTTCGGTTAACGACATATTGCTACATATAGCCTTTGCTCCAAGAGTTTTTACAAGCGCAGAAACAGCCTTCGGTTTACACGAGCTTCTTGCCACATCGGTCCGTGTCTACAACTCAACAAGGCGTCGCATCCCAACAAGCGAACTAAACCGTTGGGTAGAAGCATGGGTTCAAAGGCAAGCGCCGCCAAATTTTCGTGGACGCCCTTTAAAGCTCTTTTATACGACTCAGGCTGATATAGCTCCGCCAACGTTTATCTTCAGCATAAATAATGCCAGTTACGTTACTCGAGCTTACGAACAATATTTACGAAACAGGATTAGAGAAGACTTAGATTTTTCCGAAGTGCCAGTGCGACTCGTCTTTAAAACCCGGGGTCGGAATGGCACCAAACGAATTAGGTTGTAG